The Hyla sarda isolate aHylSar1 chromosome 2, aHylSar1.hap1, whole genome shotgun sequence genome includes the window GTGACCCCTCCGCAACCAACATCTTCCTCTTGCCTGAGCAACCTCGTTACGTCAGTGGGCGGGGCTCGCCGTGACTGGACAGCGAAGCGACGCAGCGATTGGCCAGGGATGCGGCTGCCGCTAGTTCCCGTCGCATCCTCCTGTGCCGAGGAGGCGGTGATTGGTCCTGTCACTTGGCTCCACCCTCTTGTCTGGAGGACAGACAGTTGCTATGGACATAGACCTGAGAGCCAATAGACATGGCAGGTGTGATGTGACGCGCCGGGGGCGAGGCTTGGGAACccagcgaggaggaggaggagggaggccgGCGCGATACGCCGGGGGCGGTTAGCGGATAAACTGCGCTCTGTGggcgcaggagggggggggggggcaggtctcCGGGTACCGGGCCAAGCAGCCCGGCCTCTCTCCCATGCCTCGGGAAGCCGCTGCAGAGGGGCGGCGGCGACGACGGAGGAGGAGGCGGAGAAGCGGCGTGGTGTGAGGAGCGGTGCATGCCGCCGGGGAGTGGAGGGGGACGATGCGCGAGTATAAGGTGGTGGTCCTGGGGAGCGGCGGGGTCGGCAAGTCGGCTCTGACCGTGCAGTTCGTGACCGGAACGTTCATCGAGAAGTACGACCCGACCATTGAGGACTTCTACCGTAAGGAGATCGAGGTGGACTCGTCCCCCTCCGTGCTGGAGATCTTGGACACGGCCGGTACCGAGCAGTTCGCCTCTATGCGGGATCTGTACATAAAGAACGGCCAGGGCTTCATCCTGGTCTACAGCCTGGTCAACCAGCAGAGCTTCCAGGACATCAAGCCCATGAGGGACCAGATCATCCGCGTCAAAAGGTGGGGGCCAAGGCTATTGGGGCTCCAGGCGATGCACAGGGcgtggtgtgtgtgtgtcaccGGGGCTATCGGGGGGCTCTGCGGTGGGCTCCGGCCTGCACCATACATGCGGATGCACATCCATTGTCCCCTGCAGTCTGACAGCCCTGGCATTGTCTGCCAACAGTGCCTCACTATCTGCTGATCTGGGGCCTCACTATCTGCTGATCAGCTGTGAATATTTCATTGTCCCCTTCTAGGTTACAGGCGGCTGCTCTCCTGTATGATGAGACCTGTCAGAAATCAGAGGTTGTTAGATGGATGTCAGGTTACTAGACAGTGGCCCAGCCTGTGAGAGGGAACTCTGCGGTATTCTCATCTCTTCCTCCAGCCACTGCTGGGACCTGTCCTCATATAGGAGACAGGtgatcatgtctgtatggaggacATCACTGCAGTGTGCTGACACATTACTGAGGTGATCACAACCTACCTTAGTTTGTATTGTACAATGCGAAGTTAGACAACAATGGATTTGCTTCAGTACTGTAAAATTTAAAGGTCTGTTTGCAGTCAGTGAATGGAAAAGGTGATAGACCTTGTTCACACCTGCGTTCAGGGCAGAAAGCTGAGCCGGACAGATCCCTTTGTCTTATTTAGCAGATTTTGACCAGAATATTGCAATATACAGCATTTCATCTGCATCTTTTAGTTTCTGGTCTGTGTCGGGTTTCAggctctagatcagtggtcagccgttggctgtccgggcatgctgggagttgaagttttggaacatctggagggtcactatttgagaccactgatctagatgtaaacaaaaatgtttcGCTCAGCACTGGACCAGTCACAACCATTTGTATAGGATGAGCCACTTGGTAACAATGACTGGGACAGGGACATTGCAGACCTGCATTGTGATCATTGGGGGAAGGTAAAGTATAGGGCATTCATTGTAAAATCCTGGACAAAATGTAGGTTTTTGTCTACATCTTTTATTCCATGGTGAAAAAGTTCACATTCTTGAAGTCACTTTTGACGGTTTCTGTTAACAAAGCAAACATGGTCTGTATATCAATACAAAGCTAAAgcctaaaggagatatccagtgctgaacaacttatcccgataggggataagtttcagatcgtcggggtccgaccgcgggaagggggtgtgttgaccacagcacaaagcgtcggctgacacgccccctcaatacaactctgagccggagcgctgccttgggCAATCTCCAGcactgccatagcgatgtattgagagggcttgtcagccgccgcttcgtgcggtggtcgacacccgctatctggccagcaagccggggccccatacaggagattgtgggggggccccagcggttggaccccaaacacccccccccccccccccccccccccgccgcgatCTGTAACTTATCCCGTATTCTtctgataggggatacatttttcagcgCTGGACTACCCCTATAAGTCACTTTACTTTTATTGAGGAATATGAACCAAGGGGTTAACTTCTTGTCATGTGGATAcaagtgaggctgggttcacaccacgtttttgcaatatagttcccgtatacgttttcaattggaaaaccgtacggaaccgtattgaaaactgtatgcattgactctccactgaaaaccgtatgccaaaagatgcatcaggttgtgtccgttttgcatcctgtatggtgtttagtttttttttccccctgtactcaaaaccgtagtctaccatggtttttggtcctgttgaaaaaccgtattgaaatgtatacccttttttatttttttatttttttaacatgggaaacGTACCGAACCGAATGTGTGTATGGTTCCATACGgatttcaccatacattttttgactttgcacagtttttttttcttggaatttcaatctaacaagtgaaactttattcataatggactgaaaagttaaaaacggatgtcttttttttttttttcttaaaaagcggatgtaaccagacatcatttttcaaaccgtatacagataaaaatttgtacacacactttgatacagtttagtcaggttttgattttaaatttttttttaatcaaaaacctgatacaggaactgtattgcaaaaaacatggtgtgaacccagcctgacagcGGAAAAAACCTGATCAGATGAAGGATCCAAAAGTTTCTTCAGTACAAATAAGAGCTGGGTTCTCATTGCCTAGTGGGCACAGCAGTGATTGCCGTCAGAGCTCATGCCCGTGGTTCAAAAATCTATTAACCATTAATATAAAGCAGGAGATAACAGCGATCAGCTAGAACACTGAAGCCTGATATTATGTAGTTCCCATCATGTTGCTAAAACAGCTCTGACTCCTCAATGTGTAGACTCGGCAAAGCTTCTGGTGGTTTCTCTATGGATCGAACTTCCACAGATGCTCAATTTGATTGAGATctggggctttaaaggggtactccggcgcttagacatcttatcccctgtccaaaggataggggataagatgcctgattgcgggggtcctgccgctgggactgtcacgccccctcccttaggcttgcattgaggggcggagtgtgacgtcacacggggcgaaggcgtgacgttacacgccgcctgccccgtggttgccggtaatcagacccggagcgaacatgctcaggggactgattttaactggggtgctgcgtgcaagatcactggggtccccagtggcgggacccccgcgatcagacatcttatcccctatcctttggacaggggatacgatgtctaagcgccagagtacccctttaagaggcaaaTACCCTAAATGCTTGTGTATCTGATGCCATTTCTGAACAATTTTTGCAGTGTGTCCAGGGTATCCTGCTTAGAGGCCTCTGCTATTAAGGAATGCCCAGGCCATGAAGGGGTGTACCTGGTCTGCAACAATGTTTAGATGGCACATGCCAAGACCTGAACTTTCCCAGCAAAATATTATACTGCTTCAATCATCCTTGTGATATGAAACAGAACCTGCTTCTCCAATCCAGACACCTTCTTGCAAAATCCAGTTCTGATGTTCATGTTCCCATTGTAGGCACTTgtggatgtcccgatactggtacagtctctacctttttatGTGTGCAACCTGCCATTGGAATATGTAATGTGACATCCCGCTACGTGCTTTAATGGCAGAGATGACTGACTGTTCCCTCCTGTGCTTGTAAAGAAGAACTAACAGTGATTGAAGGAGAGAGATAGAGGGGCAGATTGGGAGATAGGGCTTTGGGCTGTGAAAGATGTACTGGGAAcatgaaaggataggggacagaAGTAACCTgttgctttccagctgttgcaaaactgcatttcccagcatgcccagccagccagagaattgtagttctgcaataggtGAAGAGCCACAGGTTAGAGACAGGGCAGGAGTATGTATgtctatatttcccattgactaaaaaattttttaaagtcttcattaaagtgtacctgtcgttaacataaacttttcatataatgtagctaatactattatatttacatctGTATTatacatttgatttaaaaaaaaaacactgagccctgcttgttcacccacacctcctgtatttagactccacacagacaatagctgtagggacaaaaatataaaaacattttaaccaatgtatatcacaaatatacatataatggaatTATCTACACTATAATAactttttgttaacgacaggaaCAGTTTGACATCCTGTTCAATTCAAACTTTATTGCACCCTGTCCGCTAGTGGGCCATAACTTAAAGActacctctcattaacttgatacattttatgatcctctcatttcactgcccccatcatgataaaccacccccggcctttatttttattattttgttagttttctaccttgatattgctcagcCTCAGGTTTAGGGTTCACagtctgggaaggggcgttccccagcaggcgtgacatcatctgaagccatacaggggagaacttcctcccttactgtgcaaccaacagcatatggcagttaagtgtgcgAGGAGCTATGAtttgataaggctgcacacaccccctcagctcttcagactgcatttcctgtgtttggacttctgccaggccagcaggagtccaaagtctgtgtaaaaaaaaaatggggtaaatgcgctctggacaagtagggagacacctagtggcagcttttttagaaaacgtcatttatttaattttttttaaagtatattagaatttttttatttaccataaggaatgcaatagcaaaaatttgttttaatttgAGAGCCCATTTAACTTCGATCAGAAACTGCTGACTGTCATGTATCTGCAGTACACGGACAGCCCATAAGTGGGTACAACACACAATTCCAACatgcattcaccccccccccccacaaacatgTTTCACCACAAGACCGTGGTGAAACATGACTCGTGACAAAGCTACGGTCTTGTGAAACATGTTGAGAGGGGCTTGAATGTATGTTGTTGTGTGTGACAGCTTTGTCAATGACTGGAAGCTTTTTCGGGTGTAAGTCTGGCAGCTGgcaatacatcttcaattgaacgCGGGGGTCTTTAGCACAggaatttttatgtttttgtgtagatttaaaaaaacaattatGACAAATTAGTATATGGGGTAATGTTATTGAATCATCTCTAGTAGATGATTTATgggaaaaactacagatcatggcgcaaaaaatgagcccttatacagcccagtatacagaaaataagttatagggatcagaaaaggacaattttaagaaATACAATGTTTTTGTACAaagttatatataattttttaacctcttaaggacgcagggcgtatggatacgccctgcattccgagtccttaaggacgcagggcgtatccatacgcccgtgggaattccggtccccaccgctagccggttggggaccggagccggatgcctgcagaaatcgttcagcaggcatcccggcatatcgcccaggggggtcattatgcccagccatgtcggcgatcgccgcagatcgctggacaattcagtccagtgatctgcggcgattccgggtcaatcgggtctccagtgacccggtgacccggaattactggctgttcggggccgtctctgacggccccaaacagccagagcctgcaggggtgaggtgccgcctcacgatcgccctgattcgtcggccggattaccggccgaccaatcagggcgcctgctgcgggtgtcactcccgcacccgctccgcccctcttccggagggcgggtgcgggaagacgatcccgggtgctggggaccccgatccccggcgtccatgttgggatcggggccccaggagcggcggcgagggacagtcctgcgatggagcagcagcaggaggtgagttacagcaaaaagggcatgctgggagctgtagttatgcaacagcaggaggcagactaccacaactcccagcattcccttatgggcatgctgggacttatggttttgcaacagctggaggcacattttttctatggaaaagtgtaccttcagctgttgtacaaacagctaaagtgcatgctgggagttgtagtggtgcatctcctggttgcataactacaactcccagcatgcccgttggctgtcggtgacagagttgtagttttgcaacagctgaaggcacactggttgtgaaaatcagagttttttttttaacctaactcagtgtttcacgaccggtgtgcctccagctgttgcaaactacaactcccagcagtcaccttacaccatgcaccgtacatgctgggagttgtagtttagcaacagctggaggcacactggttttgaaacactgagtaaggtcacaaactccgtgatacataaccagtgtgcctacagctgttgcaaaactaaaactctcagcatgtacagtctgtcagcgcatgctgggagttgtagttttgcaacacctggaggtcccccccaatgtgaatgtacagggtacactcacatgggcggaggtttacagtaagtatcgggctgcaagtttgagctgcagcaaattttctgcaacagctcaaactgccagcgagaaactactgtgaaccccccgcccgtgcgactgtaccctaaaaacactacactaacacaaaaaataaaataaaaagtaaaaaaacactacatatacacatacccctacacagcccccctcccctccccaataaaaatgaaaaacgtctggtacgccacggtttccaaaacggagcctccagctgttgcaaaacaacaactcccagtattgtcggacagccgttgactgtccaggcatgctgggagttttgcaacagctggaggcaccctgtttgggaatcactggcgtagaatacccctatgcaatccctaatctaggcctcaaatgcgcatggtgctctcactttggagccctgtcgtatttcaaggcaacagtttagggccacatatggggtatcgccgtactcgggagaaattgggcttaaaattttggggggtattttctgcttttaccctttttaaaaatgtaaattttttgggaaaagaagcattttaggtaaaatttttttttattttttttacatatgcaatagttgtgaaacgcctgtggggtattaaggttcacttaaccccttgttacattccccgagggctctagtttccaaaatggtatgccatgtgtttttttttttgcggtcctggcaccataggggcttcctaaatgcggcatgcccccagagcaaaatttgctttcaaaaagccaaatgtgactccttctcttctgagacctgtagtgcgccaacagagcacttttcacccccatatggggtgttttctgaatcgggagaaattgggcttcaaattttggggggtattttctgctttaaccctttgtataaatgtaaattttttgggaaaccaagcattttaggtaaatttttttattttttttttacatatgcaaaagtcgtgaaacacctgtagggtattaaggttcactttaccccttgttacgttccccgaggggtctagtttccaaaatggtatgccatgtgttttttttttttttttttgctgtcctggcaccataggggcttcctaaatgcggcatgcccccagagcaaaatttccttcaaaaaagccaaatgtgactccttctcttctgagacctgtagtgcgccagcagagcacttttcacccccatatggggtgttttctgaatcgggagaaattgggcttcaaattttgggggtattttctgctattaccctttttaaaaatgttaaactttagggaaaccaagcattttaggtaaaaaaaaaaatttctttttacatatgcaaaagtcgtgaatcacctgtggggtattaaggttcacattaccccttgttacgttccccgaggggtctagtttccaaaatggtatgccatgtggggcttcctaaaggtgacatgccccccaaaaaccatttgacgctccttcccttctgagccctctactgcgcccgccgaacactttacatagacatatgaggtatgtgcttactcgagagaaattgggtttcaaatacaagtaaaaattttctcctttttaccccttgcaaaaattcaaaaattgggtctacaagaacatgtgagtgtaaaaaatgaagattgtgaattttctccttcactttgctgctattcctgtgaaacccgtaaagggttaaaacgcttactgaatgccattttgaatactttcgggggtgcagtttttataatggggtcatttatggggtatttctaatatgaagacccttcaaatccacttcaaacctgaactggtccctgaaaaaaagcgagtttcaaaattttgtgaaaaattggaaaattgctgcggaactttgaagccctctggtgtcttccaaaagtaaaaactcatcaattttatgatgcaaatataaagtagacatattgtatatgtgaataaaaaaaaattaattggaatatccattttccttacaagcagagagcttcaaagttagaaaaatgcaaaattttcaaatttttcatcaaattttgggatttttcaccaagaaaggatgcaagttaccaaaaaattttaccactacgttaaagtagaatatgtcacgaaaaaactatctcggaatcagaataactaaaagcattccagagttattaatgtttaaagtgacagtggtcagaattgcaaaaaatgctctggtccttaaggtgaaaaagggctcggtccttaaggggttaaagtagtaaaataaaataaatcctataTGAATTGGGTATTGCATAGAAACTAAAGCCCTAAAAAGTGACATAAtgccttttttttctcttaattGTGCCCCATtagatatatatacttttttttttatttttatttttgtatccaTAGATTTGATGGGGGATAAATGGTAAAATAAATGATGGCATTGCAAAATAAAATtggcgcaaaaagcaagccctcatttgggtctaTAGGTGGATAATTGGAAATGTTATTACTATAAGAAGGCAAAGAgataaaaatgaaagtacaaaaattaaaaattcctgtgtcctattatatgcaatctttcaattgcaaatactgttcaattctttgccatagcacagcattactCAGTGTTATTGGACAGTACAGAAGCAGGTGAGAGAACTCTGGCCATCGTGCAGGCTTATCAGGACCTTGTGATTGAGCCTCAGAGGTCCTGATCGCAACCCCCTCCCCAAGGCACCTgtgcttgggacgactgatgtggaaaaggacttgggagtcttaacagtaaatttagctgtagtgaccagtgtcgggcagctgctgccaaggcaaacaaaatcatggggtgcatcaataggggcatagatgcccacaacaaggaaataattctaccgctgtacaaatcactaatcagaccacacatagaatactgtgtacagtactgggcaccagtgtacaagaaagatatagtggagctggagagggttcaaagacgggcaaccagggtaatacagagaatgggaggactacagtacccagaaagattatcagaattagggttatttagtttagaaaaaaggtttaggggagacctaataactatgtataaatatatcaggagaccgtacagagatctctcccatgttcTATTTAtggccaggactgtatctataacaagggggcatcctctacatctagaggaaagaaggtttctacaccagcacagacgggggttttttactgtgagagcagtaagactgtggaattctctgccggaggaggtggtcatggtggactcgagttcaaaaggggtctggatgcatttttggagaataataacatcactggttatggatactagatttcgtttcaataatttttattaagGTTTTATCGAACATACAAGTATCAAACCAAAAGAAAGGTTACAAGCAGTTTCTCTAAGGTATCACGTCAGTATTACATCAAAAGAATATTGAACATTAAACAGTTAACCTGTTGAACGCAGGTACATCACCTCGGTGCTGAGATGTTTATACATGTAAAGCATATACGACATATATGACATAAATGACATAATTGACACATTTATCTCCCATGTCTCCCGGAACTTCTCCTTAACATCGAGATAGCATTAAATCT containing:
- the RAP2A gene encoding ras-related protein Rap-2a; the encoded protein is MREYKVVVLGSGGVGKSALTVQFVTGTFIEKYDPTIEDFYRKEIEVDSSPSVLEILDTAGTEQFASMRDLYIKNGQGFILVYSLVNQQSFQDIKPMRDQIIRVKRYEKVPVILVGNKVDLESEREVSSTEGRALAEDWGCPFMETSAKSKTMVDELFAEIVRQMNYAAQPDKDDPCCSACNIQ